The Mangrovibacterium diazotrophicum DNA window AGAAGTACTGTACACCGGGATTAAAGTAATTGACTTGATTGAGCCTTATGCAAAAGGGGGTAAAATCGGTCTGTTCGGTGGTGCCGGTGTAGGAAAAACAGTATTGATTCAGGAATTGATTAACAATATTGCATTAGCACACAGCGGACTTTCTGTATTCGCCGGTGTTGGAGAACGTACCCGTGAAGGAAACGACTTGCTTCGCGAGATGATCGAAGCCGACATTGTCGACTACGGTAAAGAGTTCAAGGAATCGATGGAAAAAGGCAGCTGGGACCTGGACAAGGTGAGCGAAGAAAGCCTGAAAAAATCGAAACTGGCCCTGGTATTCGGACAGATGAACGAACCTCCCGGCGCACGTGCTCGTGTAGCCCTTTCGGGTTTGACTATTGCCGAATCATTGCGTGACGGCGACGGAACTCCGGGCTCTGGAAAAGACATCCTGTTCTTCGTTGACAACGTATTTCGTTTCACCCAGGCTGGTTCCGAGGTGTCGGCACTTTTGGGCCGTATGCCATCAGCCGTAGGTTACCAACCAACGCTGGCTACCGAAATGGGGGTAATGCAGGAACGCATTACGTCAACTAAAAACGGATCAATTACATCAGTGCAGGCAGTTTACGTACCTGCGGATGACTTGACTGACCCGGCTCCGGCAACAACCTTTGCCCACCTGGATGCCACAACCGTATTGAGCCGTAAAATTTCCGAGTTGGGTATCTACCCTGCGGTTGACCCGCTGGATTCAACTTCTCGTATTTTGAGCGAAGAAGTTGTCGGAAAAGAGCACTACGAGTGTGCACAAAACGTAAAAGAGATTCTGCAACGCTATAAAGAATTACAGGACATTATCGCCATCCTGGGTATGGACGAATTGTCGGAAGAGGACAAATTGGTTGTTCACCGCGCTCGTCGTGTGCAACGCTTCTTGTCTCAGCCATTCTTCGTTGCCGAGCAATTCACCGGACTGGAAGGAAAACTGGTATCGATTGAAGACACCATCAAAGGTTTCAACATGATTATGAATGGTGAAGTAGACCAATATCCGGAGTCAGCCTTCAACCTGGTCGGTACTATTGAAGAAGCAATTGCGAAAGGTGAAAAAATGCTGGCTGAAGCAGCCGTTTAATCCTAAAAACTGCATCTATGTTTCTCGAAATAATCACTCCGGAAAAGAAAATATTCAGCGGCGAAGTCAAGTTGGTGAAAGCACCCGGCGCAAAAGGGAGCTTTGAAATCCTGACAAGACACGCCCCGATTATTTCAATTCTGGAAAAAGGGCAGATTAAGATTATCGACACCAGCGGCCAAACAACATTTGTTGAAGTTGGTGGTGGCGTACTCGAATCGAAAGACGACAAAATAGTTGTACTGGCAGAACCTGTAGCCTGATACGACTCGAACAATAAAAAAACCCGGAAGAGCAATCTACCGGGTTTTCTTTTAGTATATAATATATAAAGGTGTCTAACTTTTCAGCACATTAACGATTCGCAGCAAAGCTTCTTCCAGCATTGCCCGGGTACATCCCAGATTGATCCGCATATAACCGCTTCCGTTTTTTCCGAACTGCACGCCTTTATTCAGCCCAACACCAGCTTCGAGCATGGTTTTATTCAACTCTTCGTCAGTCAAACCGAAAGCCGAAAAGTCAATCCAGGCCAAATAAGTTGCCTCCAGCTTCATTGGTTTCACTTCAGGCAAATGCTCCTCAAAATAATCCACCATAAAATTGAAGTTAGCTTCGAGGTAATTCACCAGCTGTTTGCGCCAGTCCTCCCCTTTCGTAAAAGCGGCTTCGAGCGCAATGGTTCCGAATATATTTCCCATATGCAGGTGGGGCAAGTTCAAGGTACGTTCGTAGCGCGCCAACAGGCGCTTATTCGGGATAATGAGGAACGAAGTTGTTAAGCCTGCCACGTTAAAGGTTTTACTGGGCGCCATGCACACCACACAATTGTATGCTACTTCCTCCGAAATTGTTGGAAGTGGTGTATGCTTGTAACCCTCAAAAACCAAATCCGAGTGAATTTCATCCGAAACAATCAGTATGTCATGCTCCATGCAGATGTCAGTCAGCGCAACCAACTCTTCCCTGGTCCAGACCATTCCTCCCGGGTTTTGGGGATTACACAGAAGCAGCATCTTTGTCTTTTCCGTGATCTTAGTCTTCAGATCTTCCAAATCGAATGTATAGCGGCCGTCAACCAACTTCAACGGGTTATCAACAATAACACGGCCGGAACCTTTTACAGAGTCGTAGAACGGGAAATAAACCGGCGATTGCACAACAACCTCGTCACCCTTTTTTGAATAAGACTCAATGGCCAATGTCAATCCTGCTACAACACCCGGGCTAAACGACACCCATTCGCGTTGAATATCCCAGTTATGCCGTT harbors:
- the atpC gene encoding ATP synthase F1 subunit epsilon; its protein translation is MFLEIITPEKKIFSGEVKLVKAPGAKGSFEILTRHAPIISILEKGQIKIIDTSGQTTFVEVGGGVLESKDDKIVVLAEPVA
- a CDS encoding MalY/PatB family protein — translated: MKKYNFDEEVLREGTNSLKYDARERVFGKADVLPLWVADMDFKTPDFILDAIKKRLEHEVLGYTFRPDSYFEAIVGWMKQRHNWDIQREWVSFSPGVVAGLTLAIESYSKKGDEVVVQSPVYFPFYDSVKGSGRVIVDNPLKLVDGRYTFDLEDLKTKITEKTKMLLLCNPQNPGGMVWTREELVALTDICMEHDILIVSDEIHSDLVFEGYKHTPLPTISEEVAYNCVVCMAPSKTFNVAGLTTSFLIIPNKRLLARYERTLNLPHLHMGNIFGTIALEAAFTKGEDWRKQLVNYLEANFNFMVDYFEEHLPEVKPMKLEATYLAWIDFSAFGLTDEELNKTMLEAGVGLNKGVQFGKNGSGYMRINLGCTRAMLEEALLRIVNVLKS
- the atpD gene encoding F0F1 ATP synthase subunit beta, giving the protein MSQNTGKIVQVIGPVVDISFDREGTELPNIYDALEIVRPGTTNLVVECQQHIGENTVRAISMDSTDGLKRGMEVISSGRPITMPQGEKALGRLLNVTGDAVDGLKQLPKDGLHIHNKPPKYEDLTTETEVLYTGIKVIDLIEPYAKGGKIGLFGGAGVGKTVLIQELINNIALAHSGLSVFAGVGERTREGNDLLREMIEADIVDYGKEFKESMEKGSWDLDKVSEESLKKSKLALVFGQMNEPPGARARVALSGLTIAESLRDGDGTPGSGKDILFFVDNVFRFTQAGSEVSALLGRMPSAVGYQPTLATEMGVMQERITSTKNGSITSVQAVYVPADDLTDPAPATTFAHLDATTVLSRKISELGIYPAVDPLDSTSRILSEEVVGKEHYECAQNVKEILQRYKELQDIIAILGMDELSEEDKLVVHRARRVQRFLSQPFFVAEQFTGLEGKLVSIEDTIKGFNMIMNGEVDQYPESAFNLVGTIEEAIAKGEKMLAEAAV